The Oncorhynchus tshawytscha isolate Ot180627B linkage group LG12, Otsh_v2.0, whole genome shotgun sequence genome includes a window with the following:
- the LOC121847911 gene encoding epigen-like, translated as MSGPKQTVTAFSTTLVAMLLILSTVTQSAEPSDNLQPTQRTLSLDLAEPANTALPVNGSDAEEPRVLRMSKPCKDEDADYCLNGQCMYPPDSDTPACTCDVSYSGPRCGLLTHQATQCKFAVAEEVIGICVGVALLVCCLAVVLYCCIKRRCEKKYLPYKTYGGSENSV; from the exons ATGTCAGGACCGAAACAGACAGTAACCG CCTTCTCCACCACTCTGGTTGCAATGTTGCTCATCCTCTCCACCGTGACTCAGTCAGCAGAACCTTCAGACAACCTTCAACCAACACAACGGACACTCAGCCTGGACCTTGCAGAGCCCGCGAACACTGCACTACCTGTAAATG GTAGTGATGCGGAGGAGCCTCGTGTTCTGAGGATGTCAAAACCCTGTAAAGACGAAGATGCTGACTACTGCCTGAACGGACAGTGCATGTACCCACCTGACAGCGATACCCCTGCCTGCAC gtgtGACGTGTCCTATAGCGGCCCTCGCTGTGGTCTGTTGACCCACCAGGCGACACAGTGCAAGTTTGCCGTAGCAGAGGAGGTGATTGGCATCTGTGTGGGCGTGGCCTTGCTCGTCTGCTGCCTCGCTGTCGTTCTCTACTGCTGCATCAagagaag GTGTGAAAAAAAATATCTTCCCTATAAGACCTACGGTGGCTCGGAGAACTCAGTTTAG